ATAGTGGTCTAGTAGATGAAGCAAGGAAGCTTTTTGATGAGATGGAATCTGTTTATGGAGTCCCTCGAGAGCCAAAGCATTACGGGTGTATGGCTGATTTGCTTGGGCGGGCTGGGTTGATTAAAAAAGTGATGGAAATGATAAAGGATATGCCCAGAGGAGGTGATATGTCTGTGTGGAGTGGTTTGCTGGGAGGATGTCGAATTCATGGGGATGTTGAGATTGCAGAGAAAGCAGCAAAGCACTTGATGGAGTTGAAACCCGATGATGGTGGGGTTTATTCAATTTTGGCTAATGTTTATGCTAATGCAGAACGATGGGAAGATGTAATGAATATCAGGAGATCATTGAGCAGTAATAGGGTGGTAACGAAGATTGCTGGTTTTAGCTTGATTCAATTGGATGGGGTTGCACATGAGTTTATCGCAGGGGATAGCTTGCATTCTGAAAGTGATAAGATATATTTGGTTTTAAATGGAATAAGAGAACATCAAAGTGAACTGAGCTAGATGCCTGAACTTTCAGAATTCGAACACGTATTTGCAACATCTGCATTAGCTATATTGGAAGGGAATTTTATATCTGCAAAAATGACCATCAGCTTGTGATACACGGAGACAGCTGGCTGTTAAGTTAGAAATTCTTGAATGGGAACAAATATGTGGGTGCTCTTACAATTGGATGACTTTTCTAATCAAAACATACATATGCAATTATCGGCGGCGTTACTCGGTACAGTCACCTTGTAAAAGAAAGACAGCTGTAGTGAAAATGCAAGTTGCGAACTTTCAAACTTCTTCCATCAACAGTGGAAAGCCAATTTTTTCAAGACATTAGCTACTGTCCAAGCAACCACTTATCTCAATGCCAACTGACCACACATCATAAAAGGCAACCAATCTTGTGGCAAGAATGGGTGTATATTGTGCGGCATAGCAGAGATCTGTACATTGATTGTTCAGAAGGCAATCTGCAGTATGAATATGATTTCGTGTTTACTTGATATGTTCAATtactaaagaaaataaagagctTCAGATTCCCTCCGGAAACTTGCCAAGTTGCCATAGCGCGTTGCTCATCTTCAGGTACCCTGTTATGACTGATTACGCCCTGCTAGTACCTAGAATACAAAAGTAGAATGATTCAAAAGCTCTAATGTAAATTTTTGAAGCTTTTTCCTGATTGGGTATTGAGAAATGGACTTTGTCCTCGTGGCGATATAAACCGATTGACATGACTCtgaaatgaattataaaaaccCTTGGTCATTGGCTGTATGCTCCTCACTTGATGTGCTGATAAGGTCTATAAATGTGCTAGTAGTAGGAGCAGCTAACCAATACTGTGCGTATCTTCAGGAAAACAACTTGACTGTTTGGAAACTTGTACTGGAACCTGAAGAATCGACATACCTCACCAAGGCTTGAAATTGAAAGCTGAAACCATACACCTCAGCTCCAAGCGGGAACATGAGCTGCCACTTTGTAAGGCACTATGCAATTAGGATAACTATCGGTTCAGCTTCTACGTAGTGTAACATGGTTCCAGAAACTCTTCTAGCCTCCTGTCTATATATGCCAACAGGAATCTTAGAACAACTACCAAGCATGGCCAAGAACCCTGTCTAGGTTCTATGAAATAAGTAGAACTCTTCACAACACATCTAGCTCTCCTTACAAGCTAATCATGGCTTTTAGATCAACTGTAAGTGATTGCTAGTTATCTGTTCATTTCTTAAAGTTATTTCCTGACTTGATTGCTACATTCTGCAGGGTTACTGGAAATGGATGCCAAGTGGTTAAGAGGAAATGCACATGCAACATCAACCTCGCCAGAAAGGCAGGTGTATGCAGGACCAGCAGTTGATTTTGGCTATCTTGATCTAGTTGAAGAGGGGAGGAAGATGTTGGTGAAGGCTGATTTCACGCTGGTGTATGGAGCACCGGGGTTAATAATTTTACAAATCTCACTGGGTTAGCCTCCACAATACAGCAGCTGCTGTATGCACCAAATGTTCGTTTCAATAAGAAGTTAAGGGAAACAATTCCTGAAGTAGTGGTTCCAGATAAAGTGGTTGACGAGGGCAAGAAATTCATTGAGAAATCCTTCTAAGTAAGGCAGCTCACATTCAGGAGTTTAAGATTGGTATTCAGTACATGCCTAATCCCATTTGCAAAGCAGAGACACTAAAATCTGTGGGAATAGCGCCTCAGCAGCTTAGAtgcattttcctttacctttctgTAGATTTAGGCACttgttttcaatcttttttacaaacttttttttcctctttatctTACCAAAGCTCGAGGCGAAAGTTTTGTACTCGTTGTAAATTTCACCCTAGTTAGTGATGAATGCAATGGTATGTAGATGAGGTTACTTAATGAGATAGCtaatattaatttcattgtGAAATATTAGTTTGTTCTTAGGTTTCTAATTCTATTGGGCTAGTTTCAGAATGTTGCTATGCTCCTTGCCTTGTTTCTGGTCTGATTTTGGTGCGTTAGTCTATTAGGTTACTTTTGTCAGCTGAAGGAAGGAGTCGTTTCGTTTCTAGAGGTTTCCAACTCCAATCTCCTGCAATTCCAATTCTttcgaaaaaaagaaaatgcatttGTTGGAGTGGATGGCTTGCATTAGCATCCTATGAACGGTTTGCATGTATTTGGTCCCAGTGAGaaaatttattcattaaattGCTGGATCTGGATATTGTAGAGCATATCCATATCCTTTGCAATCTGATCACAAAAACTTCTTTTAAGAGTTATGACGATTAATGTTTATCAGGAAACAATAGTAGAGTTGAGCTTTGGTCCCCGCTAAAAAGGCCAGCCCAGTTTTCCTTTCCTTGAACAAGAAAATGTCATGTTATTACCACAAGCCTGCCTTTAAATTTACCTGGTACTGTAGCAGGACATGACGTGCCACTTCCTGAGCCTTCTAGTTAATGCTGTCTACTCTAACACTTCAACAACTGTCCCTGCAGGTTCCACACTCTGCTACGTGGCTCTAGAACTCTCTCCGTCTAATCACCCTCTCCTTTTTATACCCTCAAGAACCCGAAACCTTTACCTcagcaagcaagcaagcaaacaaaagcaaagccaagaatcttgaaatatttaccTGATCTTTGTGTTTCCCTCTTCAAGAATCCCACCCAACAATAACATGGCTTTTAGATCAATGGTGGgtgaattatcatttttatcgcAATCTTTATCTCGTTTACGTGTACTTTACATGTGTGCTTAGTCCCTGACTAAATTTGTTCCTGTGGTTTGCAGGGTTATTGGAAATCAATAGCTAGTCGCTTAAGTGGAACAGCAACATATGCAACCTCAACCCCGCCAAAACTGAAATCATACTTGCCAACAGCTGATCAGTTTGGACATCACTATCATCAAGAAAGCAAGCATGGCAAGAAGGTGAGAGGTGACTTTGTGCCAGTTTATGTGGCAATAGGGATGATAGCTGTATCAATATCACTTGGTCTCTACACTGCCAAGCAACAAGTACTGTATGCACCTAATGTTCGCGTAAGGAAGAAGACTAGAGAGACCATACCTGAAGTGGTTGATCCAGATAAAGTGGTGGAGGAAGCTGATAAGTTCATAAAGAAATCATTTTTCAGGAAAGTAGCACATGTTCAAGAGTTTGATCATAATGGACTTGAGTATTTGCCCGATCCTGTTCGTAAAGATGTTTTCGCACACAAGCCTCGTGCTGAGACACTTAAAGATGTAGGGGTCGATCCTAAACTACAGCTTTGAGCTGCTATGGAGTACGCATCTCTTCTTCTATGGAAAGTTGGGATTAACCCCTTTTTAGCTTAGGAGGGAGGCTCTAGGACCTCCTTGCTTAATCAGCAAGTGTGATTGTAAATAGAAGTTATTGAAATAATGTAATGTCAATTCTCATGTCTTATCAGTCTGTGTCAACTGCCAGTGGGTTCCAAGCCTGTATATGACGAGATAAGGGACTATAGACTTATGGATAAAGAAAGCTATATAGGGTTGGGTAGCTACACAAAATAACGAATGTAGACGAGTgcgaaaaagaagagagaaatgtaAAGGAAAATGCGCATCCGGGGAATCGAACCCCGGTCAGTACCGTGGGAGGGTACTATGATACCACTACACTAGATGCGCTTCTTGATCTGTTTGTAGGATACTTTATTTTTCTACAATTAAAATATCAGgaagtttttatttcttctctctttatcGGAAGACCTGGTGAGGGATTATAATTGAgcattcttctattttttttttccacataatACTTGGccaaataattttctttcattaattagTCCAATGTTAATTTTCCTGGAGTGAATTGCCTGAATGCGATTTACAAAATTGAGTGATTTGCTTAACACATAACTGATTTGATTTATACAGgaacattaatttcaaaacaatttattacCCATATCCttctacaaaataaaactaaataaaatatttaagattttagggactaaaatgaaaattgatgaaaatcTTTGTCCTCCCTTCTAAGGATTTGGCATTTGGTATgtatttcattaacaatgaataagatatgaatatattaaatctgataaatttatatatagaatatttatatttttgaaatacaatataatttatataaatattaacataatacactatattatatatataatatatatatatatgttgaataTTATTTGATAACAGTCTCACATGAAATACCTAAAATAAGCTATTTCATTTTTTGAGTATGAATATGATAAAAACTTGAGTtgtggatattttttaatatgaagttAGGAAGTTCAAcatattcaaaatcaaattattccaaacaatttataaatggagatattaaattaaaaggaagaTGTCTTTCGTAACCCATCAAATAAATGTGAAGCATATTTATAACAATTTAACCTCTTGCATCCAATTGCTGATAACCCACATACTATTGTTCTTGGAGGATAAGCCAATGATTAGTGAGTATAGCTAAGGCAAAGGCGCACATTgtctaatttcaaattaatccttaaaagaagaaatgaacaggtttaaattaattgatcagattttagatttgttttctaactctattaaatttcataaatcttaaggttattaaaaatttatatgattattaattttaaagggtTCGTAAAATAGTTAAGATACATGTAAGTTAATTCGAATACTtatgttaatataataaaaattaaaataaaaaaaacaatccctttttttatctaattaaatgcAATTAGAGATCATATATATGCCTAGTTCGCAGACATCGATATTTCACTGAATGGATATTGTAATAACCCGTTTTATGCAGTGATGATTAATGATCTGAGCATCAGTTTTGAGAGCATACCATCGGTGGCATGAAACGGCTTATCCCCGGGACAAGGCAATTGACTCTATGAGACTGGTATCAGGCGTCCATTTTCACAGGTCGACGAAAGAGAGAACGAAGAACAAAAGCCTGGAATATAAATTGACGTGAGATTCAAGACTCAAGTTCTTTATTACCTTTAGCCTGGAATATAAATCTTCtaagttttaaaagaaaaggtttgttTCAGTGCTTTGCTAGTCACACATAGTAGCTCTTCCATTTTTGAAGGATAAAGGAGATGGGATTTAAGATTTCAAAATGTGAGTGTTCTTATTATCTTTTAGCACAGCTAGGCTGGTGcgatatatatattactttataTTTCAGCACCTAGATTATGTAAGCAAGGAAGAATTTGTAGGCATCATCACATTTGTTTGCCCCATTCCTATCAATGTTTATGCTCCATTCATAGTTTGGTTCGGGGACTGCTGGACAGATTCCATTAGGCTATGGGAAGATCAGATGCTTGAGCAAGTCAATTTAAAACCAGAATGGATTTCCATGATGTTCTCCAAATCATGATAATGCGCATTTCAGGGCTAGATTCCATTTATCTTTCAACTGTGGATTCCAAGTCTAGAAATCCATAGGGTTAGGTTTCTAGTGGCCCTTTGTTGTTTCCAGATTTCACAGCAAATACTGTCTTATTAAAGAATGAAGTTTAGTATCCATCAAGGTAGAATCAATCCCCATTAATCCTTCACTTTCACTTGACCTTTAAAGTATGGATTGAGTCCATATTTAATATCCAATATCCATATATTATCTCCAAAAAAGTTGGCATCACATGATTGTTCTATTGCAGCAGTTTTCGAAAGAAAAACCCAAGCCGTACAAAATCATGGGACAGTAAAATGCATATCTCTGTTTGCTTCTGGTACTAACTAAGATTTGATTATGACTTGAGACGTGTATATGTATTGGTTTATACAAGATCCGAAACAGAATTTTACACAAGCAAGTGCAGGCAAACCAGTCTATAGTAGGACTCCTTGAAGGTTCATAATTTTAGTATAGCCAATGAAGAAGGATGAATTTCAAATGGAATTCAATCAAATGTTTGGAGAAGCTTTCAAGGAGAGATAAGAAAGCTTAGTCCCAGTGAGCCAATGCATGTCAtcattcaaataaatttaactgTATGCTATACTCGAAATTATTTCAACTTGTCTCCATAAGAAATTCTGCAGACTTCAGAGCCATAAAGGGAAAGAGCAGAGATATAAAGAGCCTGCACTTCTCAAAACATAAAGTCTTCCTTAGGGCAAAATTCCTCTCGGGACAGCCGAATCTCTTAGCTCTCGGGAGGAATTTATGAAAATTCCATAaagtaaatttagtttttattgattgGTCTAACTATCCGTCACCTCACTACAAATTGGTCTACAACAAACGTTTTTAAGCGTTAGAGATCAACTCAAACTTAATTTCCAATACTACTAATTAGATGGGGTATATACTGTGCGCGGTCTCTTCTTATATAGCGTCTTCGCCACAGAGCTCATGACACCTACATCTACCACACGGCGGCTGACTGATATCTCATCTTGTGCTCAGTTTAGTTATTGTGCGCAATGCTTACAGCTCTCCCAAAGGGTCATTTTGCCATGCAACTACTCAAGTAATCCTAGGTAATCATTATGCTAATCGAATGTTCTTACCTATTCCTCATCCCATTATATATAATTcctttttgacattttttaagGGAACATTTATATTTCACCAATTCATACTAGTGTCTTATGAATTGCTTTTTACAACTGCAAGGCTCTGGCCGGTCAACACCGGCGCTGATATAAAGAATTCGATGAACCATCTTTAGGTAAATGCAAGTAGAAATGACTTGTCCCAACGAAAACGAAAGGGTCACTCGCGGTGCTGCTAATAATTCAGAAATCCCATGAAATTTAACCATGTTAAAGAAATTTGTTTAAGCTATCACTTTTGTCAGCACAATCTAGAAAAGTGCAAATCTAGTATGAACAAAATCACAGACATTGCTGTGGATATTAATAATCCCTGCGCCAGGTACcccttttaacttttttcacaATTACATTCGTGAGATTGTCCCTAACCTCCTTATGATCCATTAACAAAACCAGAAATTCTCATCACTCACGCTAATCATCGCATCAACTTTGAATGGGATCCGTCAGTAGCTTAGACTTTAGCTCTCGCCGTTTCAAACTCGAAGAAGTTTCAgcctatatttgttttcttgagCCAGCAATTGTTTTTCCCTAATCTAGTACCTACCGGATACTGTTCTTGTAAGCCATTTATTGGTGGTCAAACTGTTCTTTACCACTTGAGCGCGCTGATGCTGTGTGATACGTTTCTTGGATGGTTATTTCTCGAAAACTCActtgattaatgaatttttgaaaCAAACGTTACGAGGCCAACATGTCAGAAGCCAAGGTTCGTGTGCCGTTACCACATTGAAATTTGCGTGATTGTCCTTTCTTGATCGCGCTAAATTAAGAGTACAGCACCTGAACTAATATTTCTCTTCCGTATCACGGGAAGGAGATCTAAAAAAACCCGTCTATCTAAACAAACTCTTTTCTTCCCCCATTCTACCTTCATTGGGAATTTACATGCAGATTTTCTGAAGACCTCTCAATTTGCCTATGCTCTACAATGgataagattataaaataaaatggcaaGTTAGGACAGCTCCACTTCGTGTATAAAATACGTGCCTATGCATTTCCTCTGACCAGCACTCCATGGTCTCCATCGAAGAATTCATAAGAAACTTTTTCTTTGGAAAATCTCTCAACTGCCTGTTCTAGAGCTTCCTAAGCTAACCTGTAGTTATTGCCGTATGCTTTTAATGACATTAATCTCTTTTACATTAAAGAACAGTTAAGCTCGAACCAGGAATTTTCTTATGAATAGTTCTTCCTTTGGCGGTGATAATGGTCCTGCTCCAAGAACTAGTCTCGGAGcgttttcaaatttattttcactgTGGCAATAATTTAGATAGAGCAGCAGAAATGGAAATGGCTTCTGCATCCACAATGTGTAGATTGTAACAATAATTGAGGGCGCGCGATTTGTAAGAGAATGAGCCAAATATCGCCAACATATGCGGCTAGGCCCACGTCAGAATTGTATTTGAAACAAAGTCAAGCCCCCATCTCTGAAAAACACCGATTTCTCGCTTTTCCATATTGCCAGAAATAGGCTCGTCAATACAGTGCAAAATTGCATGGTAATTGGTGTACACTTGGCGAAATCATTGGTCGAATTTAACACGTGTGCGCTACTTTCATTGGCTAAACCCAAGAGGAATAAACGAGCATCTCAGATCCAAAATCTCCACACTATATTTCTATTCACCCATCTCTCATAGTAGCATAAACAAAGTCCATCCTGATCGCAGCAACTCGTCTCTCTCTCAGTTGATCTAGTGTAGACTCGGAGGAATCGTAATAATCCATTAGATTTTAGGTTTCTTAGATGAGGACGAAGAGAGAAaatgagaggagagagaagcgAAATCGATATCACTCCTCCGATGAGCGCAACCTTGTTGTTTTGTTAGCTTCGTTTCTTTCAAATCAGCTTCTTGTGTTTAGCATGGACGGAGCTGAATACGTGTCAAAAATATCCTGCCTATGATCTCACCCTCTCTATCTCAAGCTGTAAATAATCATTAACCTGTGTCTCCCTTCTAGAAGCTGTAGCATAGAATAGCTATTCCTGGTATCGCCTCAACTTATTTCCTCTTGGCTTTGCCAATCATTAAATGTAACGGTAATAACAAGCTTGTGTACATTGTTTTTGATTtatctgatgattttttttttgaattcattttgTGTAGATCTTTCTATGAGACGTTTGCGAGTACGTTCAGTGGAAGATGGTATTTttcagagaaaagaagaaagactaCAAGGTAAAAAAACTAAGTGATTTaccttttttaagtttattttgatcTGAAGTGTAATTTGAAGATTTCTttcgttttattttattgtgtgttattgtggattgtttttttaaattttgtttttaatttgtaagttaTATTGAGCGTGTGAAAgcctgattttcttttctttttttaccgcATTTGTGTGTACTATACCTCTATTAGGTGATGAattataaattagaataataatgAATAGCTGCTTCTagattaaatttcaattattttaaccgaattatctttctttgattttttgcttttcttagGCACGGTGTTTAATATTGGTAATAtgttaaaaggaaaataaaatctgttGATGCATGAACTGTTTTTTGCTCGATACTATTTTGAGAGATGAATCTTTAGTCGGACTAGAGCCATTTGTTTTGGCTGGTTGTTACACTGTCTGGGTTTTTAGGGGAGATGCGTGAAAAAGAGTGAGGAGGGACATGAATGCATTATAGGAGCTTCTTGGTGAGTGAGCCCGGCTAAGAAGTATTGCCATTCGGATGAGAGGAACGCGGATGAGACCCGGTTAGCTTAGAGGATGGAATTGTGCGCTCTTCCGGCGAGGATATTTTGAGACTCGCCGTGATCAGAGTGGGCTTTGAATGGTGGTGGTGCGTATGTGAACCAATATCGTTCCGAGCAGACACAAGGTGGGGGTGGCCCAACAAGGGCGGTTGATCAAGATGAGTCTGGCCTTATGTCGACCTTAGTGTTGCGGTATACCTGACAAATGTAGTACCGGTGGGATTTCAAACAGGTTCATTGTTTATCCTAATGAGAAGCAGTGAGAGAGAACCCTCAAAAATGTGGGGTAATGCTTGAAAGCATGGGCAATCGGACGTCGCCAAGGTGTCGCGGCCGTTCGTGTTCCAGCACGGAGTCAAGTAGCTCATACAGGGGTGTAACAGCCAGGGGCTTGGGAATCTTGGGACCGAATGAGGTTTTGAAAATAGTTTCTGGTTGATGGAGAGGAGAGGAAGGAAGGCGAGACTTCCTCGCGATCTTGAAGATAGATTTTGAGCCTCTCTCCCACTTGTCCCTCGCCAAGACATCCTGATCCAGATGATACGTGAAAACCTGAGGATTGGGGGGATTGAAAGCAGGCAAAAAATTCCTGATGCCTTGAGGGCAGCGAAGCCCAGAAGGACTGGGACGAGGATGCAACCCTCGTTTGAATTTGTATGATTGATGAGATGCTGTGCAACCACCTGGAAGGGTTGTTGGATCGATTGCAGCCTGAGGCAGATTTGATAGATTCATGAAGCTACAAAAACCAGAAGATTGGGATGAAGAGGAGGAATGGTGAAGTGGGAGGCACCCAAGACTGATAACCCAAAGTGTGGGAAGCCCCTGGTTGCTGGTGGAAATCGGAAAGGAAACCAATGAAGAGAAACTCCAGCATACAAGGGGGCAAATATGGCAATGCCTCGCACTCTATTGTATGACAAATACCAACTAGACTGACAAGGGTATTTGGAAGCCTCAGGATTATATTCTCAACCCCCAACTACCTTTGAGCTTGACCAGCCTGACTTTGAAAGTCCCATCTGCTGCTGATTGGTATTGGAGAATCTGGAACAATGTCAGGAATGgcatttttgttttgacaaTAATCATTAGGCTTGGCGAAGGATGAGAAGGCTGCAGCTTCAATTAGGGATACAACATGGAAGCCGAAGTTTGATGCCGAGAAGGAGAAACAGAAGGCTGAGGAAGCAGCTACTGGCACTGATGGTCTTGCTGGCTTCCAGTAATGCGCCGAGcagtcctttttttatttgcgtTTTTATTTGCTAAGTTTTTATTGATTGCTATGTTGGGATCATAATCTAAGTCATAATTTTAATTCTGCAGAAGAAGGTGTTCGAACTCCTATACCAGGCTGCTGAGCTTTCTTTCCTAAGCAAGCACAAGGAACAAAATTATTGTAAGTTAAATACTTAACCTGGTTACTTGCTGTCTAAAGTTTGTGGGTCATTCGTGAATTTGTCCTCAATTATGCAATTTCCATGCAGGAACTCATCGAGAAGGCAGAGAAGCAACCGAACATCACAATTGGTGTCCTTGTCTCCGTTGTGGTGGTGATCCTTACACTTTTCGTCAGGATAATTTTTGGTGGAAAGAAGGTGAGTCCTGAAACCTCAGTCAACCCTCTTATTTTTCTCACTTTAGCCGCTTCTTTCTCCAGAGATTGATCGGAGACTGATGCTTATGTCAATGTGTTTGTAGGCTAAGGTGGAGAAGAAACCCGAGCCAGTTGCGGAGACATCCAACAAGGAAGGAAGCAGCAGCAGCgatgagaagaaagaagagactGAGGGCGAGAATGAAGCTGCTGCTCCTGCTCGTAGGAGGCAATCGAGGCGTGAGAACTGAAAGATGAGATCAGAGGGCAGAGAGTGCTTAACAATATTCACTTTTTGTAGAACTTGAGCTTAGTTGTTTTTTCTGGATGCGTTCATGgctatattttatcaaaaacatgggaGATGTATCAGAGTGTAAATGACTTCACCTGTCAGGCTTTGAACAGACTGACAGTTGCCTTCCTAAGCTTTAGCCCTTTTCCTGTTTAATTTTAGCTTTGGAATCTAATACAATACGTCTGCTATTTGATTGATATTtggttgtgtgtgtgtttttttttttcataaatatattaaaaatatatttttggtagtaatatattaataatttaaaataataaataaaaaataataaataaaaaaattaatattttataaaatatcatttgggTCGTACGTCTAACTAGAAAACAAACATccaaaagaaacataaaataagaaaacagttTTGTGTGCAGTTAAGATAACTA
The genomic region above belongs to Populus alba chromosome 12, ASM523922v2, whole genome shotgun sequence and contains:
- the LOC118044867 gene encoding uncharacterized protein, whose amino-acid sequence is MAFRSMGYWKSIASRLSGTATYATSTPPKLKSYLPTADQFGHHYHQESKHGKKVRGDFVPVYVAIGMIAVSISLGLYTAKQQVLYAPNVRVRKKTRETIPEVVDPDKVVEEADKFIKKSFFRKVAHVQEFDHNGLEYLPDPVRKDVFAHKPRAETLKDVGVDPKLQL